Part of the Deltaproteobacteria bacterium genome is shown below.
AGGTAAGAGTTCGTCCTCCGCGTGGTGAACGTAGAAATGATCTCCCTTGAAGAGATGAACCGAGAAACCAGACCGGGTGTATTGTCCCCAAGCTTCTAAGTCTTCGATTTTAATTGGGAGATCTTCTTTGCCGCCAACGATGCGAAGAGGAACAGCAAGAGTTTGCCCTGGCTCATGCTGCCAAGTGTTTAAAAGTTCAAAATCAGCACGGAGGGCAGGCAATACCAAATTCATCAGCCTCCGGTTATTGATGATTTCGTCCGGTGTTCCGCCAAGCTTACGCAGCTCTTCGATGAACTCATCATCCCCCATGGTTCGCACATCAAAACCTGTGCTGGGTAAATGCGGCGCCCTGCGTCCCGAAAGAATCGCCATAAGCGGAAGCGTTCGTCCCTGTTTTTCAAACCGGCGAGTAAGTTCGTAAGCTAGAATCGCGCCAAAGCTGTGCCCCCAAAAAACAAACGGGACATCAAGGTTAGGACCGAGCTGGTTTTCAAGCTCATCAAGTAGGCTCGACATTTGAGTGAAGGGAGGATCTTTAAGTCGGAATGCTCTGCCTGGCAGCTGTACGCCAATGAGCTCAACATCGCCGGGAAGATCCTTCGGCCAATCGCGAAACAAGGTGGCACTGCCACCAGCGTAAGGAAAGCAAAACACGCGGACGCGAGGATTCGGTAGGCGACGTGGTACAAAGAACCACGAGCCGCTTGGACCTTTCATTTCTTGAGCTGAACTCAAAACCCCACCCTTCTTCGGCGTTGGTCCCTCATTAAGAAATGACGGTGACCCTCAACGTATTGGTCATCCCCTTGTCGTTCATAGGCATGCTTGCGGTATTGACCACTCGGTCACCCTTTTGTAGCACACCTTTCACTCGGAGGATCTCTTGAATATCATGCACTGTATCGTCGGTGCTGACAAACCCCTCATAATAATAGCCCTGCACACCCCATACTAAACTGAGCATGTTGAGGATCGATCGGTTACTGGTAAAAACCCCGATTTCGCAGTCAGGTCGGTGGCTTGCGATTTTAATACCGGCGTAACCCGAATCCGTCATCGTCAAAATTGCCCGGGCCTCAATTTGGGCCGCGACCTTGTAGGCGTTGAAGCAAATCGTGTCGGTTACGAAACGACCACAGGTCACATCCATGGGCGGATTATCACGGCGACGAGGCTGAAAGACCTCTTCAGTATGTGTCACAATACTCATCATGGCTTCGATCACGGCCACGGGGTGACGTCCGGTTGAAGTTTCGCCGCTCAGCATCACGGCATCTGCACCATCAAGAACAGAGTTTGCGACGTCGTTGGCCTCGGCACGGCTTGGCCGACTTTGGACAATCATACTTTCCATCATCTGCGTTGCGATGATCACAGGTCTGCCAGCTCTTCTTGCTTTCGTAACCAAGGTCTTTTGGATCACGGGAACCTCTTGCATTGGAATCTCAACGCCTAAATCCCCACGCGCAACCATAATGGCATCTGTTGCCTGGATAATCGCATCCATGTCTTCGATGGCTTCAGGTTTTTCGATTTTCGCGACAACCTTTGTTGGACTTACGCGCTCGGCAATCTTCTCTTTGAGTCCGATCACATCCACCGCACTTCGTACAAACGAAAGCCCCAGCCACTCTGCCTCAAGCTCTAAAGCGACTTCGAGGTCCTCGCGGTCTTTGGAAGTAAGAGCCGGTAAAGAGATTTTCGTATTGGGTAGATTGACCCCTTTGCGAGACTCAAGCGGACCACCATGTACGACCTCAAGCTCGACCTGCTCCTTTTTATCCGAAGAAACCACTTTGAGCTCTAGCTTACCATCATCTATCAAGATGCTTTCGCCCGGCTGTACATCTCGGGCAAATTGCTCGTAACTGATATACGCAGACTTCGCCGATCCAACATGATCTGTACTGGTAATGATAAATGTGTCGCCCGGCTCAAGGACCACGCCGTCCTCCATCTGACCGATACGAATCTTGGGACCTTGGAGGTCGACTAAGACGGCGACATTTTTTTCGAGTTCTGCGTTAAGCTCCCGGATATCACGAACAATTTCTCGCATATGCTCATGCTTGCTATGGGAACAATTGATTCGAGCCACATTCATTCCGGCTAAAATCATTTCTTTCAACACATCTTTTGATTGGGAGGCCGGCCCTATGGTTGCAACTATCTTTGCTTTATTCTTCACAACTTAACTCACTTCGCTGGGCGCATCCTGCGCGGCGCTTCATCCTTTCACA
Proteins encoded:
- a CDS encoding thioesterase, which gives rise to MSSAQEMKGPSGSWFFVPRRLPNPRVRVFCFPYAGGSATLFRDWPKDLPGDVELIGVQLPGRAFRLKDPPFTQMSSLLDELENQLGPNLDVPFVFWGHSFGAILAYELTRRFEKQGRTLPLMAILSGRRAPHLPSTGFDVRTMGDDEFIEELRKLGGTPDEIINNRRLMNLVLPALRADFELLNTWQHEPGQTLAVPLRIVGGKEDLPIKIEDLEAWGQYTRSGFSVHLFKGDHFYVHHAEDELLP
- the pyk gene encoding pyruvate kinase translates to MKNKAKIVATIGPASQSKDVLKEMILAGMNVARINCSHSKHEHMREIVRDIRELNAELEKNVAVLVDLQGPKIRIGQMEDGVVLEPGDTFIITSTDHVGSAKSAYISYEQFARDVQPGESILIDDGKLELKVVSSDKKEQVELEVVHGGPLESRKGVNLPNTKISLPALTSKDREDLEVALELEAEWLGLSFVRSAVDVIGLKEKIAERVSPTKVVAKIEKPEAIEDMDAIIQATDAIMVARGDLGVEIPMQEVPVIQKTLVTKARRAGRPVIIATQMMESMIVQSRPSRAEANDVANSVLDGADAVMLSGETSTGRHPVAVIEAMMSIVTHTEEVFQPRRRDNPPMDVTCGRFVTDTICFNAYKVAAQIEARAILTMTDSGYAGIKIASHRPDCEIGVFTSNRSILNMLSLVWGVQGYYYEGFVSTDDTVHDIQEILRVKGVLQKGDRVVNTASMPMNDKGMTNTLRVTVIS